In Lacerta agilis isolate rLacAgi1 chromosome 8, rLacAgi1.pri, whole genome shotgun sequence, one genomic interval encodes:
- the LACTBL1 gene encoding putative beta-lactamase-like 1 translates to MCPRYPDPVPLDHPIPILKDALEKVDMLLRHKIRSPGLPALSAIVIYNDTVLWTGNFGKRNGSDPFSGIPNEYTIYRIASVSKIFPTIMLYKLWEEGKVTSLDDPLERYAQSFTIKNPLGRLKELEQRYSADGLIFLEKGSLPLKPSPVTLRRMASQLSGLPRRLRSTTLLWKGTTQEALALLKDDVLVADPGTRCHYSNLAFSLMAHVLAEHAAEGEYQRWVSENILDRLGMEDTGFDITPPIRSQMAVGFYSSGQVAPLYDLGWYRPSGQMYSTAADLAKLAMVFLGTYHRRLLEPDTVKTMLTPLFKCSSEYFANKTGTPWEINEQLGYDIIRKDGDLDGYSATFSLVPKLRLSFIVLMAGPRPRGDVVAQTYEYLIPAMESAFREAEKSLNPPPSPTPYVGYYTYSNLTFYEIKVGGGGVLVMQQFGPHIEELIPENYRTIKLHHLEDRVFQVVFDKEFPCTLHLGSASVSLETQDGQLFNFYPFDRKGLSPGFDAPGLNTYNVVRIQRKPVFYS, encoded by the exons ATGTGTCCCCGTTACCCAGACCCTGTGCCTTTGGACCACCCAATCCCAATACTGAAGGATGCCCTCGAAAAG GTAGATATGCTTCTCCGTCACAAAATCCGGAGCCCTGGCCTGCCAGCTCTGTCAGCCATCGTCATCTACAACGACACAGTACTATGGACAGGAAACTTTGGGAAACGCAATGGCTCTGACCCTTTCTCTGGCATCCCCAACGAATACACCATTTACAG GATTGCCAGTGTCTCCAAGATCTTCCCCACCATCATGTTGTACAagctgtgggaggaagggaaagtgaCATCACTTGACGACCCTTTAGAACGCTATGCCCAGAGCTTCACCATTAAGAACCCCCTAGGGCGACTCAAAGAGTTGGAGCAGAGATATTCAGCAGATGGACTGATCTTCCTGGAGAAGGGATCGCTGCCCCTCAAGCCGTCTCCAGTGACTTTGCGCAGAATGGCCAGCCAGCTCTCAG GCTTGCCCCGACGGCTGCGCTCAACCACTTTGTTGTGGAAAGGGACAACCCAAGAAGCACTGGCACTCTTGAAAGATGATGTCCTGGTGGCTGACCCAGGAACCAG atGTCATTATAGCAACTTGGCTTTCTCATTAATGGCCCACGTCCTAGCTGAACACGCTGCAGAAGGCGAGTACCAGCGTTGGGTTTCTGAGAACATCCTTGACCGCTTGGGGATGGAGGACACAGGCTTTGACATCACGCCTCCCATCCGCTCTCAGATGGCCGTGGGTTTCTACAGCAGCGGGCAGGTGGCACCCCTCTATGACCTGGGCTGGTACAGACCTTCTGGGCAGATGTACTCCACAGCTGCTGACCTGGCCAAACTAGCCATGGTCTTCCTGGGCACGTACCACCGCCGACTCCTGGAGCCTGACACCGTGAAGACCATGCTGACGCCCCTGTTCAAGTGCTCCAGCGAATATTTTGCCAACAAGACTGGCACACCCTGGGAGATCAACGAGCAACTGGGCTATGACATCATCAGGAAGGACGGTGACCTGGACGGCTATTCGGCCACCTTCTCCCTGGTCCCCAAGCTCCGCCTGAGTTTCATTGTGTTGATGGCTGGTCCCCGCCCTCGAGGAGACGTCGTAGCTCAGACCTACGAGTACCTCATCCCTGCCATGGAGTCTGCCTTCCGCGAGGCAGAGAAGAGCCTCAATCCGCCCCCGAGCCCTACTCCTTACGTTGGCTACTACACCTATTCCAACCTGACTTTCTACGAGATCAAGGTTGGGGGAGGCGGAGTGCTGGTCATGCAGCAGTTTGGGCCGCACATCGAGGAGCTGATCCCGGAGAATTATCGGACCATCAAGCTGCATCACCTTGAGGACCGCGTCTTCCAGGTGGTGTTTGATAAGGAATTCCCATGCACCCTGCACTTAGGCTCCGCCTCCGTTTCCCTGGAGACCCAGGATGGGCAGCTCTTCAATTTCTACCCTTTTGATCGCAAGGGCTTGTCTCCTGGCTTCGATGCTCCGGGTCTGAACACATACAATGTTGTGCGCATCCAGCGCAAACCAGTATTCTACAGTTAA